Proteins co-encoded in one Neodiprion lecontei isolate iyNeoLeco1 chromosome 3, iyNeoLeco1.1, whole genome shotgun sequence genomic window:
- the LOC107227004 gene encoding sodium-dependent nutrient amino acid transporter 1, which translates to METTKKHEDYDNAGYEEDTGAKTENPPPFQFDHPPPGPKAPERIQWGSSWEFLMSCIATSVGLGNIWRFPYTAYQNGGGAFLIPYVIVLFVVGKPFYYLEATLGQFTSQSCVNVWSVSPAMKGVGYGHALAAFWVVTYYCSLMALTIYYLFVSFQSTLPWSYCREEWAGTCVDASGSSNVTLDNTTLSSSSELYFRKIVLKEIDSIEDGIGVPSWELTLCLAVSWVCVFFVQFRGVKSAGKAAYFLALFPYVMMITLLIRALTLEGAANGILFFVTPDWHKLYQPGVWYAAITQCFFSLSVCMGAIIMFSSYNNFRHNLYRAVMIVTTLDTFTSFMAGCTIFGILGNLAHEMGTDDIGTVVRGGTGLAFISYPEALARFPAVPQLFAVLFFIMMFVLGIGSAQSLVGVIASVITDRFTSFKQMYVVGVISIIGFLLGLTYVTPGGQWILTLVDYYGGTFTAIIVGVTEVTTIFWIYGLNNFLNDVEFMLGYRPGLYWRLCWLLITPLLMIIVLVYTFAVYEDVTYNDEYFPSAAYAFGWVIFSFGIIQLIFWICLALIKKRSSSIKLTFRRAFTPNRHWGPTDPKENQDWKAFCAERRQRSTGGLRNLFLG; encoded by the exons ATGGAGACAACAAAG AAACACGAGGACTATGATAATGCAGGATACGAAGAGGACACAGGCGCGAAAACTGAGAATCCACCACCATTTCAATTCGACCATCCG CCACCCGGCCCGAAAGCACCGGAAAGAATTCAATGGGGATCAAGCTGGGAATTCTTGATGTCATGTATCGCGACCTCCGTGGGTCTGGGAAACATTTGGAGGTTTCCTTACACCGCATACCAGAATGGCGGCGGAGCATTTCTGATCCCTTACGTTATAGTTCTTTTCGTAGTCGGAAAGCCCTTTTATTATCTTGAGGCTACTCTTGGACAGTTCACCAGTCAATCGTGTGTAAATGTCTGGTCCGTATCGCCAGCGATGAAAG gtGTTGGATATGGCCACGCGCTTGCAGCATTTTGGGTCGTTACTTATTACTGTTCTTTGATGGCGCTGACAATATACTATCTATTCGTGAGTTTTCAGTCAACACTTCCATGGTCCTATTGCCGAGAGGAATGGGCTGGGACTTGCGTCGATGCAAGCGGATCGAGTAATGTTACTTTGGACAATACAACACTATCGAGCTCTTCTGAATTATACTTCAG GAAGATCGTTCTCAAAGAAATAGACAGTATCGAAGATGGGATAGGAGTTCCTTCGTGGGAATTAACTCTCTGCCTTGCAGTCAGTTGGGTCTGTGTTTTCTTTGTTCAATTCCGGGGTGTTAAGAGTGCTGGCAAGGCAGCATATTTTCTAGCCCTCTTTCCGTACGTGATGATGATCACACTACTGATCAGAGCACTGACATTGGAAGGCGCCGCGAATGGCATACTCTTCTTTGTCACACCGGATTGGCATAAGCTTTATCAACCAGGGGTGTGGTATGCTGCCATAACACAGTGTTTCTTCTCTCTCAGCGTGTGCATGGGTGCGATCATTATGTTTTCATCTTACAACAACTTCCGTCACAATCTCTACAG GGCTGTAATGATCGTTACCACATTGGACACGTTCACGAGCTTCATGGCTGGTTGCACAATATTCGGGATACTCGGAAATTTAGCACATGAGATGGGAACAGACGATATCGGCACCGTTGTTCGCGGTGGCACCGGACTGGCTTTCATATCGTATCCTGAGGCATTAGCGCGATTTCCGGCAGTTCCTCAACTCTTTGCTGTTCTGTTTTTCATAATGATGTTCGTGTTGGGAATTGGCAGCGCGCAATCCCTCGTCGGCGTAATTGCCAGTGTGATTACGGATCGCTTCACATCGTTCAAACAGATGTACGTTGTCGGTGTCATCAGTATCATCGGCTTTCTCCTGGGTCTCACATACGTCACTCCG GGTGGGCAATGGATCTTGACTCTGGTTGACTATTACGGCGGAACTTTTACAGCGATCATTGTTGGAGTGACCGAAGTTACAACTATATTTTGGATTTACGGACTCAACAACTTTCTCAACGACGTTGAATTCATGTTGGGATACCGACCAGGTCTTTACTGGCGTTTGTGCTGGCTGTTGATTACACCCCTACTTATGATCATTGTTCTCGTCTACACGTTTGCCGTTTACGAGGATGTTACATACAATGATGAATACTTTCCGAGTGCTGCTTACG CTTTCGGCTGGGTTATCTTCAGTTTCGGAATCATTCAACTGATATTCTGGATCTGCCTAGCTCTGATTAAGAAGAGGTCATCATCAATTAAATTG actTTCCGGAGGGCCTTTACTCCAAATAGGCATTGGGGGCCCACGGATCCGAAGGAAAATCAAGACTGGAAAGCATTTTGTGCGGAACGGCGGCAAAGGTCAACCGGTGGACTCCGTAACCTCTTCTTAggataa